ATACAGGACGGTCGGAGTCAGAGTCGCCGGTTCAAAACATGTTTTCCCGAATGCAGCCAAAGTCCCGGCGCTGATGTCTGATTACGTTACCGGCATCAGTTCCGAAGGCGATCACCCGATAAGAATCGCCGCCAGAGCCCATTACCGGTTTGTCGCCATCCATCCCTTTGCAGATGGCAACGGGCGAACAGCCCGGCTACTCATGAATCTGTTTCTGATGCGGAGTGGATATCCGCCTGCCTGCCTGCCCATCGAACGGCGCGGTGAATATTACGATCTGCTGGAAGCGGCTCACAACGCCGGAACGGAACGGTTCGAACTGTTCATCGCCGAGTGCGTACGCGATTCATTGGAAGATGCCCTGCAAGGGCTTGAATGAGCGACCTGCCAGCCGCCTGGCGTACGGGTTCCATCCGATTCATTGCGAACGATCTGTCCAGGGAAAGCGGGATCGGTCCTGCAAACCGGATTTCAGGACCATCCGGAGGGCGCGAATTGTTCTTGCCGCGCGTTTCATGAGAACAAGATGCGGCAACTACCCAGGGAAATAAAATAGCCATTTTTCCGGAATTTTGTGGGTGACGCCACTGGGACATTCCAGAATGTATCGTTGACGCCTCACTATACCGCCCTCAAAGCGCTAGCAGCTCGTTTCAGTGATTTCCGTAGAAAGAATTCTTCACGTATACTTGCCTAACTAATGGTTTGATGCGCTCATTTGTATTGAGCAGAAATATTTATCGAATTGCTTAAATCGGACACTCGGAACGCATGATCGCACGGGAACTTGATTTTCAAACAGTTGACGACCTAGGCCACGCGTTTTCTAACGGGCGAATTGCGGATGGCGAAAAACTTGAAATAATAGTAAATGAAATCGGGCCGTGGATTGAGTACCAATCGATGATTCGCTCATGCGCTGGCTACGAAAAGATTGCTGATGATCGGATACAGTTTAGCGGCCTGACCGTATTTCGCGCCAATCTTTTATCCAATGATCGATACTGGAATTGTGGCGACACAAAGGACATAGGCTTCATCATTTCGAATAAAAATGGTGCGGTGGATGAGAGCGACGTTTACCGGACATCGTTTCTTCTGGATGCTGAGCATTGCGCCGTTCGAGCGGGATTTTCGCGTCAGACGGCTAAAGAACTAATCGGTGCAATTAGAGAACTAGAAGATAATATCTATGCCCATTCAGGAAAGTCGGCGTCAGGTCTGATTGCGTATCAACGCATAGAACGGCATTTTTCATTTGTAGTTCGAGATCTTGGCATCGGAATCCTTGCAAGCCTTAGGACATGCCCGGTCTATCAAGATCTTGTAGATCATGGCGAAGCGTTGAGACTCGCATTGGAAACAGGAACGTCCCGGTATGGACCTGAGACGGGCCATGGATTTGGATTTCGACAACTCTGGCTTGGTTTAGCAAACCACCAGGGAAATCTAAGATTTCGGACTGGTAACTATTCGCTTCAGATCAATGACGCCGGACCATCTCTTAAGAGTGCCAGATTAGCGCAAAAACCTCCAATATCTGGATTCCTAGCGTCAATTGATTGTTCGCCGACTTGATGTTCGCAGTTGGTTCAACGGCCTTGAATGGCTGCTCCCAAATGACGCTCCATTGCTGAAAAATTATGGCGGAACATGCCATCTAGCGGAGAGCCCTTTTCGGTTGGAACGCTTTTCCACCGAAGTGCGCCGGACTGTTCGATTGTGGCTTGTTGTCGCTTGATCGTTTTTACGAATGCAGACGTATCTATCACACAGATTTGGTGAAAGGATCGTTTGAGTTCGCTTAACGCATCCGTGCCGCCACGAACGATTAGCGTCAACGGACGCTTCACGGTGTCGCCCATTCGTCGCAAGTGGTCTATGTGCCATTGTATGCGAGTCGGGAAGCCGCCACCAGTACCGAATTCGAAGCATAGATGATCGACTTCGTCACGATCGGATATAAAAGAAGTCCATCGTGACCAATCATGGTCAGTGCGCGCGTTAACATGAAGCGCTGCTGGTATACCGACGTTCAAGAATTCCTGCCATACAAGTGCGATACGCTTCATGCTGTGCATGT
The sequence above is drawn from the Deltaproteobacteria bacterium genome and encodes:
- a CDS encoding Fic family protein, with the protein product MGDPLKTVLDQADALLKRWQALLPLAPDALAKLRQHWDVIHTYNSNAIEGNTLTLGETKAVLLDGITISGKPLREILEATNHREAMGLLYRLAGSRSPVTEREILDLHRIILTGIQSDDAGRYRTVGVRVAGSKHVFPNAAKVPALMSDYVTGISSEGDHPIRIAARAHYRFVAIHPFADGNGRTARLLMNLFLMRSGYPPACLPIERRGEYYDLLEAAHNAGTERFELFIAECVRDSLEDALQGLE
- a CDS encoding DUF4417 domain-containing protein translates to MLDCLELCCGKPEKCDSVCLKNPHFVDRVREVGGFEFDNVPRSRRLAYPNLPPVVPLIYHNSGRREKFDKDFIALSLYQVVARISGKSRINDRADLCDYFGIQHDAKILLTGTHKDAPLERWWGFGDNRQSILKELKALKVDIVTTPNFSLFTDRPRWDDMHSMKRIALVWQEFLNVGIPAALHVNARTDHDWSRWTSFISDRDEVDHLCFEFGTGGGFPTRIQWHIDHLRRMGDTVKRPLTLIVRGGTDALSELKRSFHQICVIDTSAFVKTIKRQQATIEQSGALRWKSVPTEKGSPLDGMFRHNFSAMERHLGAAIQGR